The genome window GGCTTCCAGACCTTCTGCGGAACCTGAGCCGGCGGCGACGCCGTGCGACCGTAGGCTCGTTCCCCGGACCGCGAGGCAAGAGGGGGTGAGGCGAAGCCGTGGACGTCGGGACCGCCATCGCCAGCGCGTTCTCCGCCGGCATCTCGATGTACGGCGTGCTGGCGCTGCTGGGCATCGCCGGCCGCTTCGACTGGATCGACGGCCCCGCCGTCCTGGAGCGTCCTGCGGTCATCGCCGTGCTGCTCGTCCTCTTCGTGGTCGAACTGGTCGTCGACAAGGTCGCCTTCCTCGACTCGGCGTGGGATGCGGTGCACACGGTCCTGCGCCCCGCGGCGGGTGCCGCGATCATGGCCATCGCCCCCGACCAGACGCTGCCCGTCCCGGTGGCGCTGGCCATCGGCGCCGGGCTCGCCCTGACCAGCCACGGGGCCAAGGCCACCACCCGCGCGCTGGTCAACACCTCGCCCGAGCCGGTCTCGAACGTCGTGGTGAGCACCGCGGAGGACGGACTGGTCGCGGTGCTGATGGCCCTGGCCATCGCCAACCCCGAGGTCGCCGCCGTCCTCACGCTGCTGCTCGTCCTCGGCGCCGTGGGCCTGATGCTGACGGCGCGTCACGTGTTCCGTCGGCTCAAGCGCCGCTGGCGGGCACGGAAGGCGCCTCCCGAGCCTCCGCCCCGCCGCTGAGCGCTCGGTTGCGGGAGTTGCCGCCGACCCTCCCGACCCGGCGGGGGAGACTGGCGCGGTGACCACCCGCGTGCCGCCGACCGGCCTCCCGGTCGAGGGGGTCGTCGATGCGGTTCGTCACGCCCTGGCCGGCCCGGGAGTGGCCGTGCTCCAGGCCGAGCCCGGCGCCGGCAAGACCACGGTCGTCCCCCTGCGCCTGCTCGACGAGCCCTGGCTCGACGGCGGGCGCATCGTCGTGCTGGAGCCTCGCCGGCTGGCGGCGCGGGCGGCCGCCCGGCGGATGGCGGACCTGCTGCGCGAGCCGGTGGGGGAGACGGTCGGGTACCGCACACGCGACGAGCGACGGATCGGGCCCGCGACGCGCATCGAGGTGGTCACCGAGGGCATCCTCACCCGCCGCCTCCAGACCGACCCCTCTCTTCCCGGCACCGCCCTGGTGGTCTTCGACGAGGTCCACGAGCGCCACCTCCAGACCGACCTCGCGCTCGCCTTCGCCCTCGACGTGCGTGCGGGCCTGCGTCCCGACCTGCGCCTCCTGGCCATGTCCGCCACCCTCGAGGCCGGGCGCCTGGCCCGCCTCCTCGGTGGTGAAGACGGGCCCGCGCCGGTGGTCTCCAGTGCGGGCCGGACCTTCCCCGTGGAGGTGCGGTGGCGTCCCCCCGGGCCGCGGGACCGTCCTCTCGATGCGCTCGCCGCCGTGGTCCGGGAGGCGGTGCGGGACGAGACCGGGGACGTGCTGGTGTTCCTGCCGGGCGCCGCCGCCATCCGCCAGGTGGCCGGTCGTCTCGGCGATCTGCCCGCCGGGGTCGACGTGCGCCCCCTGCACGGCAGCCTGCCCGTCGACGAGCAGGACCGGGCCCTGGCGCCCTCGCCGCCGGGGCGGCGCCGCGTCGTGCTCTCCACCGATATCGCCGAGTCCAGCCTCACCGTCGACGGGGTGCGGGTGGTGGTGGACGGCGGCCAGGTGCGCCGGCCGCGTTACGACGGGCGCGCCGGGATGAGCCGACTCCACACGGCGGCGTCCTCGCGGGCGTCGGCCGACCAGCGCGCCGGGCGGGCGGGCCGGCTCGGGCCCGGGGTGGCCTACCGGGTCTGGTCGGAAGGCGAGCACGCCGGGCGCCGGGCTTTCACCCCGCCCGAGATCGCCGGCGCCGACCTCACCGACCTCGCCCTCGAGCTGGCCATCTGGGGAGCCGGCACCCACCTCGCCTTCCTCGACCCGCCCCCACCCACCGGCCTGACGCAGGCCCGCTCGCTGCTCACCCGCCTCGACGCCCTCGACCTTGCGGGGCGGCCCACTCCCACCGGCCGGCGCATGGTCGAGCTGCCGCTGCATCCCCGTCTCGCCCACCTCGTGGTGACCGACCGGACCCGGCTGGCCTGCGTGCTGGCCGCCCTCGTCGAGGAGCGGGACGTCCTGCGCGGCCGCCCCGGCGAGGTCGAGGTCGGCATCGACGAGCGCGTGCGCCTGGTCACCGAAGCCGCCCGCACCCACCCCCGGCTCGACGGGGATGCCCGTCGAACGGTCCGGCGGCGGGCCGACGAGTTGGCCCGGCGGGTCGGCGACGTGGACGACGCCGCGGACCTCGACCTGATCGGGCCGACGCTCTCCCTGGCCTTCCCCGATCGGGTCGCCCAGCGTCGGGGCCCGGGACGCTTCGTGCTGCGCACCGGCCGGGCGGTGGCCGTCGCTTCCCATGATCCGCTGTCCGACGAGCCCTACCTCGTGGTGGCCGACCTCTCGCCGCCGGGACCCGACGGGCCCGACGATCGCATCCGCTTGGCGGCGCGGCTCGACGCGGACGATCTCCGCGAGATGTTCGCCGGGGACATCAGCGACGAGGTGCTCCTGGCCTGGACCGGGTCCGGCCGCCTCGAGCAGCGGGCCGAGCAGCGCCTGGGCGCGCTGATCCTGGCGTCGAGCGTCGGACGGCCAGACCCGGGCCCCGCGACCGTCGCGGCGCTCGTGACCCGGGTCCGCGAGCGGGGCCTCGACCTGCTGGGTTGGAGCCCAGCGGCTCGGCGTCTCCGGGCGCGGTCCGGCTTCGCCCACCGCTTCCTCGGCCCGTCCTGGCCGGCGGTGGACGACGAAGCGCTGCTCGACACGCTCGACGAGTGGCTGGCGCCCCTGCTGGGTCGGGCCACCGGGTCGGAGGACCTGGGGAAGATCGACGTGCTCTCGGTTCTGCGGGGCCGGCTGGGACACCGCCTCCACGAGCTCGACCAGGTGGTGCCGCCGACGGTGACCGTGGCCAGCGGTCGGTCCGTCGCCGTGGACTACGACACCGACCCGCCGTCGATCGCGGTCCGGGCCCAGGAGCTCTACGGGACCACCGTGCACCCGAGCGTGGCCGGAGGGCGCGTGCCGCTCACAATCGAGGTGCTCTCGCCGGCCGGTCGGCCGATCCAGGTGACCGCCGACCTCCCCGGCTTCTGGCGGGGCTCGTGGGCGTCGGTGCGCCGGGACATGATCAGCGCCTACCCGAAGCACGACTGGCCCGCGGACCCCGCCACGGCTGAGGCCACGACGAGGGCCCGGCGGGGGCGCTGACCTGGCGGCGCGCTGATCCGCCGGCGGCGTCACAACCTGACGTGTGTGTTAGCTACTGTGGGCGCGCCGGGGTGGGACGAGTCGAGCGCGAGGCCACGATGCACCCAGAGGACGGGACCACGGAGTACGACCCCGAGGCGGTGCGGGCGAAGTACCTCGCCGAGCGCGACCGCCGTCTCGTCCCGGGCCGGGCCGACATCCGCGACCTGCGCCAGGACGACCGCTTCGCCCGGTACCGCGAGGACCCCTTCACCCCCCACGCGGACCGCGATCCCGTGTCCGAGGAGCTCGATGTCGTCATCGTCGGGGGCGGCATCGCCGGGATCCTCGCCGCGGTCGAGCTGCGCAAGGTCGGGGTCGAGCACGTGCGCATCGTCGACCAGGCCGGCGGCATCGGCGGCACCTGGTACTGGAACCGCTACCCGGGGGTGATGTGCGACATCGAGTCGTACATCTACCTGCCCATGCTCGAGGAGATGGGCTACGTCCCGAAGGACCGCTACGCCTCGGGCGAGGAGATCCGCCTCCACCTCCAGTCCATCGCCGATCGCTACGACCTGTGCGCCGACGCCCTCTTCCACACCGGGGTCACCGACGCGGTATGGGACGAGGCCGCCGGGCGGTGGAGGGTGCATACGGACCGCGGCGACGAGCTCCGTCCGCGGTACTACGTGCTCGCGGTCGGCATCTTGAACCTGCTGAAGCTGCCCGCGATCCCCGGGATGGAGGACTTCGCCGGCCACTCCTTCCACTCCGCCCGCTGGGACTACGCCTACACCGGCGGCGGGCCGGGCGAGCCCCTCACCGAGCTGGGCGACAAGACCGTCGCGCTGATCGGCACCGGGGCCACGGGCATCCAGGTGCTGCCCCCGTTGGCCGCGGCCGCCGAGCAGGTCTATCTGTTCCAGCGCACACCATCGGCCATCGGCGAGCGGGGCAACCGGCCGACGCCGGCCGAGTTCGCCGACGGGCTGGCCCC of Acidimicrobiales bacterium contains these proteins:
- a CDS encoding DUF4126 domain-containing protein — translated: MDVGTAIASAFSAGISMYGVLALLGIAGRFDWIDGPAVLERPAVIAVLLVLFVVELVVDKVAFLDSAWDAVHTVLRPAAGAAIMAIAPDQTLPVPVALAIGAGLALTSHGAKATTRALVNTSPEPVSNVVVSTAEDGLVAVLMALAIANPEVAAVLTLLLVLGAVGLMLTARHVFRRLKRRWRARKAPPEPPPRR
- the hrpB gene encoding ATP-dependent helicase HrpB — encoded protein: MTTRVPPTGLPVEGVVDAVRHALAGPGVAVLQAEPGAGKTTVVPLRLLDEPWLDGGRIVVLEPRRLAARAAARRMADLLREPVGETVGYRTRDERRIGPATRIEVVTEGILTRRLQTDPSLPGTALVVFDEVHERHLQTDLALAFALDVRAGLRPDLRLLAMSATLEAGRLARLLGGEDGPAPVVSSAGRTFPVEVRWRPPGPRDRPLDALAAVVREAVRDETGDVLVFLPGAAAIRQVAGRLGDLPAGVDVRPLHGSLPVDEQDRALAPSPPGRRRVVLSTDIAESSLTVDGVRVVVDGGQVRRPRYDGRAGMSRLHTAASSRASADQRAGRAGRLGPGVAYRVWSEGEHAGRRAFTPPEIAGADLTDLALELAIWGAGTHLAFLDPPPPTGLTQARSLLTRLDALDLAGRPTPTGRRMVELPLHPRLAHLVVTDRTRLACVLAALVEERDVLRGRPGEVEVGIDERVRLVTEAARTHPRLDGDARRTVRRRADELARRVGDVDDAADLDLIGPTLSLAFPDRVAQRRGPGRFVLRTGRAVAVASHDPLSDEPYLVVADLSPPGPDGPDDRIRLAARLDADDLREMFAGDISDEVLLAWTGSGRLEQRAEQRLGALILASSVGRPDPGPATVAALVTRVRERGLDLLGWSPAARRLRARSGFAHRFLGPSWPAVDDEALLDTLDEWLAPLLGRATGSEDLGKIDVLSVLRGRLGHRLHELDQVVPPTVTVASGRSVAVDYDTDPPSIAVRAQELYGTTVHPSVAGGRVPLTIEVLSPAGRPIQVTADLPGFWRGSWASVRRDMISAYPKHDWPADPATAEATTRARRGR